Within the Aspergillus luchuensis IFO 4308 DNA, chromosome 5, nearly complete sequence genome, the region TCCTTATTATCCCAATACGCCAACAACAATATTCCTATCAACGGCCCATCTCCCCGATGCAACCCCAAGACATTCCCTCCCAATTCCTTCGacttcctcatcaacgacaCAGGATACGGCTGGAACGACATCGACAGCCGCAGTCCCTTCGTGAACCTCACCggatccaccacctcaaagAACTCACGAAATATCTTCAACAGTGTGTCTTCATCTGCCTTCACTGTCGTGTTCATATACGCACACCTTGTCTGCCTCCGAtccctcttcttcacatCTGGTTTTTGACTCCAACTCTCCATTTCCACACCTGGACCCGGACTCTGACGCTGCTGCACAGACGCCACTGCCTCCGGAACTGACACCATCCCCACGCTCCGCAACTCTTGCACCTCATACGACATTTCCATGAACGGTCGGAGGGCTTTTGTGACTGCCCTAGCACGAGTATAGTACAGTTTATTTTCACACAAGTACCCCCATTCACGTTGATACACTATGGTCGCTCGCAGATACATATCGCTCATATGCTGCGAGGTTTGTAGGACCTTCATCAGCGCTTTGATCTGAAGTGGGAACCCGCAGCACTCATACCACAGGCTCCCTCCAAATAAAGAACCCTGAGGAAATGTCCGCATATCATATCGAGTGACGATTCCGAAGTTGTTGCCTCCGCCGCGCAGAGCTTCCCAGAGATCGGAATTGGTTTTCGGATTGGCATTCACAATTGTCCCGTTGGCAAGCACAACTTGGAAATTGACGACGTTGTCGCAGACGAAGCCTTCGCGGGATGAGAAGAGTGATAATCCACCTGATCAGAGTTAGTCGTTACCATCATTCatgaaggaaagaaaagagaggagagaacaTACCACCTAACGCAACACCCCCAATCCCACTTTCCGTCGAAAGCGGCCCCGCAACCGCTAATCCATGGCCCGCTAGGAAATCATATACATTTCCCCATCGCTCCCCGGCCTTGATCCTTACAATTTCTCCTCGAAGCTCAATTCCCTGGAGCAGTTTCAGATCGACCGTGATCCCATTATCGAGATTCGCACATGCATGTGTTGTCTGTTGACCGCCACTCCGGACAGCGAACCTGATTTCCTCTCGATCAGTGAAAGGCTTGACGATGCTCAGGAAGCGCGACACGTCTGTGGTATTTCGCGGACAGAAGATGCATCCTGGTTCAAATTCGCTTTCTGTAGCTGAGCTGTGGGAGTCATTGAGGTTCTCGTAGGCAGATTGGCCGGGGGCAAGGACGAACCTTTCGGAGAATATGTCCTTTAGGGCCGATTTTAAGAGAAACACTGTCATTTTTACCTATCCTTGGTTGTTTGGATTGGATGATAGGGTTGTTAGATCAGGAAGGGTGGATGCTAATGGTCTAATGCATCGGCTTGCTGCTGTGTAACATCCATTTCTGGGTGTTGAAAGGGACTGTGGCTGGCTATATATTCAGCTACCAGTTAGAGGGGCGATCTTGCGTATACTACGGATGGAAGAAGCCTTGAATTGTTAGGGTATCCCCTATCATCCGTGAGACTTGAACTCTTGAAATGCATTGAATAGTGATCAGATGGCCAAGTACAGCTCAGAGCGTAAATCTCGTGTTGTACGCAGCGCATACTGTTGAGTATCTCCTGGGAACGGCCCGATTACCGAGACAAAGACGTGGCCGTCAAGGCTTATATTTTACCTAATGCTAAAAACATCGCTATGTCAGATGACTCATTTGATTTACAATGCGCTGAATACTTTGGACTCTTTATATACTGTATTCCTTTATCTCCGCTAATTGTAACGCTAATTTCCGCCCCTTGCTATGCCCTGCAGATATAACGGATCTAGCCGTCCCTCACCATTCATTGTGCGCTTTGTTGCCAAATAGAGCTCAAACCTTGGAAAAGTATTACATAGATCGACAATGTAGCGGCGAGATAAAAAGAACAGCAGCCACCATGTCTCTAATCTGGGTGATAGCTCCCGAGCCAGTGATAAAGACAGCGGTTCGATTACTACTTTGGCTGGAATCCAGGTAGTACAGCCGAACATATAAGCCCCATCCAACATGGTACGGGGATTGCGAAGTCTATCGCGACCAGGGTCTCATATGAGAGACTCGATTGATATCATAGGGTCCATATGAGTGTAGAGTAGCGAATAGACTTGGCGTCGTCTACCCACGCTTATGTACTTGATCCAATGTCCTCTGAAATAAATGTCAGTGGACAAGGATAAATATTGAGACCATTCAAACTCGGATTCTCCCGCATTTACTTGAGCCGGAAGTCCTGCATCGCAGTCAGGTAACTTATCGGGGAAAGGATCGGCCTGGTCAGTCGCTTTTCGGGCCTTATCCCAGTACACACATTTGCTTGTACATCAAGCAACATCTGGTTAGCAGTATTGACTGTCCGCTCTAAAATGGTCAGGGCGACGGCGACGGAAAGTGACTGGACGTACTGGCAGTGCTGCTGTAGGCTTAAACCTACCGAGATAACTAATTCATGATTGAGGATCATATGCTTGTCACGGTTCTCGTAGAAAGCATTGACCATTTCATGTCTTTCCATGTGGTTGAGCCCCGAGTAAAGGATCATACAGTCAAAACCTGCATAGCTAAGGGTTGCATACCCATAAACTTTCTCAGCTGTAGTGAGCGGAAGGTAAAAGTCTTGTCGACGCTAGCAATTAACCGCGAGGTAGGGTTCCGCAAGCAGTACGTTTCTTTAACAATCACGGCGTCATGTTGTCCTACCAATCAAAAGCTGGGCATTACTGCATTACCAAAGTGCACCCAATCACCCATTCAACCACGCACGAACACCAAACTAGATGAAGCGACTAAAATTATACAAGTTAGCCAGCTCGTACTCCCACACTACTCCCACAGTTTCGTACATACCCGAACAAAGCACCCCAAACACgggcgaagaaggatgggCCATCTTTGTTAACTGTTTCTGCAAATTTCTTAGCAAACAGTAACACACCTGGCCACGCACGACAGagttagatatattatatgccTATTTGTGCTGGAGGCTAAATAGTGTAAGGTTGTTCCTCAAGTATGGAGCTGTTGTTCCAAAGCGTGGGGAGTATATTTTCTGGCGATAAGGTATCTTAGGAACGAGTACTCTCAACGATAATAGATGAGGGCATGTACACAAGTACCTAAGTCTTAGGATTCGCCTAAGTCACCGGGTACCCTGTCACTTTTCAAGAATATTCAATGGATTCTTGACTCTCGACAGCATAATTCTCTGTCGAAGGATATAGTACCACCTT harbors:
- a CDS encoding FAD-binding oxidoreductase (COG:C;~EggNog:ENOG410PMMX;~InterPro:IPR016166,IPR006094,IPR036318;~PFAM:PF01565;~SMCOG1138:FAD linked oxidase domain protein;~antiSMASH:Cluster_5.15;~go_function: GO:0016491 - oxidoreductase activity [Evidence IEA];~go_function: GO:0050660 - flavin adenine dinucleotide binding [Evidence IEA];~go_function: GO:0071949 - FAD binding [Evidence IEA];~go_process: GO:0055114 - oxidation-reduction process [Evidence IEA]) — protein: MTVFLLKSALKDIFSERFVLAPGQSAYENLNDSHSSATESEFEPGCIFCPRNTTDVSRFLSIVKPFTDREEIRFAVRSGGQQTTHACANLDNGITVDLKLLQGIELRGEIVRIKAGERWGNVYDFLAGHGLAVAGPLSTESGIGGVALGGGLSLFSSREGFVCDNVVNFQVVLANGTIVNANPKTNSDLWEALRGGGNNFGIVTRYDMRTFPQGSLFGGSLWYECCGFPLQIKALMKVLQTSQHMSDMYLRATIVYQREWGYLCENKLYYTRARAVTKALRPFMEMSYEVQELRSVGMVSVPEAVASVQQRQSPGPGVEMESWSQKPDVKKRDRRQTRCAYMNTTVKADEDTLLKIFREFFEVVDPVRFTKGLRLSMSFQPYPVSLMRKSKELGGNVLGLHRGDGPLIGILLLAYWDNKEQDGVVLDSMKLLLGRIEDEAVSRGTGSRFKMMNYSSDFQDPIGSYGPRNKQRLQEVSRKYDPSGMFQRAVPGGFKLMDHYWMGGDPYFQFPYISYYQ